A genomic region of Cannabis sativa cultivar Pink pepper isolate KNU-18-1 chromosome 1, ASM2916894v1, whole genome shotgun sequence contains the following coding sequences:
- the LOC115704385 gene encoding uncharacterized protein LOC115704385 — MMQKFWDAEVRSMFGDFIWQGHKDASRANFDQAVKASPDDCFVLASYARFLWDYEEDDDEEETNTESLTPNLFRGTTLLLLKLSTLVRDLLYNSLCTTSQAFCLYTSFNPFCQSFGCVDYINR; from the exons ATGATGCAGAAGTTTTGGGATGCAGAAGTTCGATCCATGTTTGGAGACTTTATATGGCAAGGTCACAAGGATGCTTCAAGAGCAAACTTTGATCAAGCTGTTAAAGCCTCCCCAGATGATTG TTTTGTTTTGGCATCATATGCTCGGTTTCTTTGGGActatgaagaagatgatgatgaggaAGAGACAAATACAGAATCATTAACACCCAATTTATTTCGGGGAACAACTCTGTTACTTCTTAAGCTCTCTACTTTAGTTCGTGATCTGTTGTATAATAGTCTATGTACAACTTCCCAAGCCTTTTGTTTATATACTTCTTTTAACCCTTTTTGTCAAAGTTTTGGGTGCGTAGACTATATTAACcgatag
- the LOC133039952 gene encoding uncharacterized mitochondrial protein AtMg00310-like, translating to MKKMMPTAKYLGLPLFRASKRTEDYNHLVDRILCRIQGWKAKLLSNVGKLSEIFWWGDSDTKRVFHPIAWETLCRPKTHGGLGFRTTEATNKAFLMKWAWKMLSEDNSLCRQLRDAKYIKNQSSMDMESSPSDSRLWKAILNSRTLLQKGLCRKIGDGRATSIWFHPWVPGDNPQPKPRLDASKGISLVNSFIQNNQWNVSLVKQWFHHKDARQILNITLPDRSVEDSWLWLPEPNGQFTIKSA from the exons ATGAAGAAAATGATGCCCACTGCGAAGTACCTCGGCCTCCCTCTGTTCAGAGCTTCAAAGAGGACTGAGGACTATAACCATCTTGTGGATCGTATCTTGTGTCGCATCCAGGGTTGGAAGGCCAAGCTTTTGTCCAACGTAGGCAAG CTTTCAGAGATTTTTTGGTGGGGCGATTCGGACACTAAGAGAGTGTTTCATCCGATTGCTTGGGAGACACTTTGTAGACCAAAGACTCACGGAGGGCTAGGATTCAGAACAACGGAAGCAACAAACAAAGCTTTCTTAATGAAATGGGCGTGGAAAATGTTATCGGAGGACAATAGTCTATGTCGACAACTCAGGGATGCAAAATACATCAAGAACCAGAGTTCCATGGATATGGAAAGTTCACCATCTGATTCAAGACTTTGGAAGGCCATTCTCAATTCTAGAACGCTCCTACAGAAAGGTTTGTGTCGTAAGATTGGCGATGGCAGAGCCACATCAATATGGTTCCATCCTTGGGTTCCAGGGGACAACCCCCAACCGAAGCCCAGGCTCGACGCTTCAAAAGGTATCAGCTTGGTTAACAGTTTCATCCAAAATAATCAATGGAATGTGAGCCTTGTAAAACAATGGTTCCACCACAAGGACGCGAGACAAATTCTGAATATCACACTGCCTGATCGTTCCGTTGAAGACTCTTGGTTATGGCTCCCAGAACCGAACGGACAATTCACCATCAAATCAGCGTAG